A genomic region of Trypanosoma brucei brucei TREU927 chromosome 3, complete sequence contains the following coding sequences:
- a CDS encoding lipophosphoglycan biosynthetic protein, putative (similar to GP:19880568: lipophosphoglycan biosynthetic protein {Leishmania donovani} (PMID: 12198148)), translating to MIQSGMFFALRVLFVVFVMLTSAPVEIALGDDSELKSNATFSKGKSIPFQAEVSKMLDILIHSLYTNRAVFLRELISNGSDALDKIRMLYLTTPKEPVNKDGEAPTMDIRLSVDPEQKTLTLRDGGVGMTRQELEANLGSLGSSGTKRFMEKLQETKDSNLIGQFGVGFYSAFLVAERVRVASKSDDDEKQWVWESAADGQYYVYEDERGNTLGRGTEITLELKPDALDFLSPETVRNTVRQYSEFVHFPIRMKRGEEWDVLNENQPIWTRKPSNVSKEEYEKFYMALSRDYRPPMYYSHFNVEGEVEFSSVLFVPQEVAQENFINNENTRDNIKLYVRRIFITDEFRELLPRYLNFVKGVVDSNDLPLNVSREVLQESRILRVIKKKLVRKVLSMFAEIAANDARMKEQGNVSEEVNAEVNTTNSTSGSKKKGPLYPKFWAQFGKHLRLGILEDANNRGRLAKLLRYVSSKSNGTLVSFQEYIDRMQPNQKGIYYMTGDSVEKMMQSPHMEEPKMRGVEVLLMTDAIDEYVVGQVHDFANKKLINIATDSAQLDDVTDKQKAIEKKRNEKFRPLTDALTRVFKGNRVRKVILTKRKTSEPFILSSQENEMSPRLANIIKQQAVSSDHSVFHTLVLEINYRHPVVQQLLARFQANANDQVALDIAWVLFGTASLQADSPVPDQAMYAKRVTRLVRGRMDLPLDDALLPPDDNEYDVEGVKPDTVDSEEEVLLPVDNDEEGTKGKSAEKGQKKSSEKVEKKPGKKSTGANAGDL from the coding sequence ATGATCCAATCGGGTATGTTCTTCGCCCTCCGGGTGCTGTTCGTTGTCTTTGTGATGTTAACTTCCGCCCCGGTGGAAATTGCATTGGGCGACGACAGTGAATTGAAATCCAACGCAACATTTTCCAAGGGGAAATCGATTCCCTTTCAAGCTGAGGTAAGCAAGATGCTTGACATCCTCATTCATTCACTGTACACCAACCGCGCTGTCTTCTTGCGCGAGTTGATTTCTAACGGCAGTGACGCCCTGGACAAAATTCGCATGCTTTACCTCACGACCCCGAAGGAGCCCGTGAACAAGGACGGTGAGGCTCCAACAATGGATATCCGCCTGTCGGTGGACCCTGAGCAGAAGACGCTGACTCTGCGCGATGGTGGAGTGGGGATGACCCGACAGGAGCTGGAGGCCAATCTCGGTTCTCTTGGGAGCTCGGGGACAAAGCGTTTTATGGAGAAACTACAGGAAACGAAGGATTCAAATCTTATCGGACAGTTCGGCGTGGGTTTTTACTCCGCATTCCTCGTGGCCGAGCGCGTGCGTGTCGCATCAAAGAGTGATGACGACGAAAAGCAATGGGTATGGGAATCCGCAGCGGATGGGCAGTATTATGTATATGAAGATGAGCGCGGCAACACACTCGGACGCGGGACGGAGATAACTCTGGAGCTGAAGCCCGACGCGCTTGATTTCCTTTCACCAGAGACCGTGCGTAACACAGTTCGCCAGTACAGCGAGTTTGTGCACTTCCCTATTAGGATGAAGCGGGGGGAAGAGTGGGATGTTCTGAACGAGAACCAGCCTATCTGGACACGTAAGCCCTCTAATGTGTCCAAGGAAGAGTATGAAAAGTTCTACATGGCTCTCTCTCGCGACTACCGTCCGCCTATGTATTACTCCCACTTCAACGTTGAGGGAGAGGTCGAATTCAGTTCAGTTCTCTTTGTTCCCCAAGAAGTCGCCCAGGAAAACTTCATAAACAATGAGAATACACGGGATAACATCAAACTGTACGTGCGCCGCATCTTCATCACGGACGAATTCCGTGAGTTACTTCCGAGGTACCTTAACTTCGTGAAGGGTGTCGTTGACAGCAATGACCTCCCCCTCAATGTGTCCCGTGAGGTACTTCAGGAGAGTCGAATTTTACGTGTGATAAAGAAGAAACTCGTGCGGAAGGTGCTTTCCATGTTCGCGGAAATTGCGGCTAACGACGCCAGAATGAAGGAGCAGGGTAATGTAAGCGAGGAAGTAAACGCAGAGGTGAATACAACAAACTCCACCTCCGGCAGCAAGAAGAAGGGGCCACTCTATCCCAAGTTTTGGGCCCAGTTTGGTAAACACTTGCGCCTCGGTATCCTCGAGGATGCCAACAACCGAGGGAGGCTTGCGAAGCTTCTGCGCTATGTTTCGAGCAAAAGCAACGGCACCCTCGTCAGTTTTCAGGAGTACATAGACCGTATGCAACCCAACCAGAAGGGCATATATTATATGACGGGTGACTCCGTGGAGAAGATGATGCAATCGCCACACATGGAGGAACCGAAGATGCGCGGTGTGGAGGTACTCTTGATGACGGATGCCATTGACGAGTATGTTGTTGGACAAGTACACGACTTTGCTAACAAGAAGCTTATCAATATTGCCACTGACAGTGCACAGCTTGACGACGTTACAGACAAACAGAAAGCAATCGAAAAGAAACGCAACGAAAAGTTCCGGCCCCTCACCGATGCACTGACGCGCGTCTTCAAGGGCAATCGTGTCCGCAAGGTGATCCTCACAAAGCGAAAGACCTCTGAGCCATTCATCTTGTCTTcgcaagaaaatgaaatgtcACCACGCTTGGCCAACATAATCAAGCAGCAGGCTGTTTCTTCTGATCACTCTGTGTTCCACACGCTTGTGCTGGAGATTAACTACCGTCATCCTGTTGTGCAACAGCTGCTTGCTCGATTTCAAGCCAATGCAAACGATCAGGTTGCACTAGACATCGCGTGGGTTCTTTTCGGCACGGCGAGTTTGCAGGCGGATTCTCCGGTGCCAGACCAGGCGATGTACGCGAAGCGCGTGACGCGGTTGGTGCGTGGACGGATGGACCTCCCCCTTGATGATGCGCTTCTACCACCCGATGATAACGAGTACGACGTGGAAGGTGTGAAACCTGACACTGTGGATTCCGAAGAGGAGGTGTTGCTCCCAGTGGATAATGATGAGGAGGGGACGAAGGGCAAGTCGGCTGAAAAGGGGCAAAAGAAATCTTCAGAGAAGGTGGAGAAGAAGCCTGGGAAGAAATCCACTGGAGCCAATGCTGGAGACTTGTAA
- a CDS encoding U3 small nucleolar ribonucleoprotein protein MPP10, putative, translating to MVTAMANTKKKVKASVPEGATSSLKTEDMTVPRDQTSTSKLPISRVSRRLGSVQAKLDGGPDVFLSSRQGGSDLTRECLASLYKLASSMHSRQLTYYSKSLETSRARHVTLEQIWGQMSMLLPPVFRRLRENVRRAQKMYGCGETQGSQVKQRSSDNKSGSGMHNGKKDKEDNREDDVDASSAHTSQLNESDLDNEIAELLAKQREARKRRKRNAADDSWRYVFGKGDGEEDADAEGGEGWSEGEEDREDGSESGNDNEMDALRGRRKGSRDVTAPGDFGGDGEDADDEEKQLAQEELEALKEMYGEDFVPNEEDEECEYDDGEGDLGDDDQLLEEDLKWDDPSAVFSGKDAALKGEGEGWYDGEDDILAETGQEGDMGDDMEDDAALNDPSLTELQRERLRERRFVEKLEQARLYSTQWAMSGEVSGSNRPRDALLDEALDFEYAMKAVPVITEGFTAKLEDRIRRRIVDNNYDDVQRRTALSTPSDLASMSRRDDASAKDSEKARMSLMDLYEKEYLDRVRRAEESAAGGSAAESAEPLTEIEKDELRAIHMWRRLAQHLDALSNFHYTPKPVQEDLSARVRAVEGQAPAITFETVGNFATTREAALAPQDLYRGSDRKFADVGVNELQPHERRALRRAKKEQVSTSQAIKEKHKERAKRAKEQLRKAAA from the coding sequence ATGGTAACTGCGAtggcaaacacaaaaaagaaagttaagGCATCGGTACCTGAAGGGGCGACATCGTCATTGAAAACAGAAGATATGACGGTACCGCGGGATCAAACATCTACCAGTAAGTTACCCATTAGCCGGGTGAGCCGCCGCCTTGGTAGTGTACAGGCGAAACTTGACGGTGGACCCGATGTCTTTTTGTCATCCCGCCAGGGTGGCAGCGATCTCACCCGCGAGTGCCTTGCGTCACTATACAAGTTAGCTTCCTCTATGCATTCGCGGCAGTTGACATACTACAGTAAGTCACTAGAAACAAGCCGAGCGCGGCACGTGACATTGGAGCAGATATGGGGTCAGATGAGCATGCTCCTCCCGCCTGTCTTCCGTCGCCTACGGGAAAATGTGCGGCGCGCACAGAAGATGTACGGCTGTGGAGAAACTCAAGGGTCGCAGGTCAAGCAGAGGTCTAGTGACAATAAGAGCGGGAGCGGCATGCACAACGGtaagaaagacaaagaggACAATAGAGAGGATGATGTTGACGCGTCTTCGGCACACACTTCCCAACTAAACGAAAGTGACCTTGACAATGAGATTGCAGAACTTCTTGCCAAGCAGCGTGAGGCAAGAAAACGCAGGAAGAGGAACGCGGCCGACGACTCGTGGCGTTACGTTTTTGGCAAGGGGGATGGAGAGGAGGATGCCGATGCCGAGGGTGGTGAGGGATGGAGCGAGGGGGAAGAAGACCGGGAGGACGGCAGCGAGAGTGGTAACGATAATGAAATGGATGCTTTGCGCGGCCGCCGGAAGGGCTCACGTGATGTGACAGCTCCGGGAGATTTTGGTGGTGACGGTGAAGATGCTGATGACGAAGAGAAGCAATTAGCGCAGGAAGAGTTGGAGGCCCTGAAAGAGATGTACGGCGAAGACTTTGTGCcaaatgaagaggatgaagaatGTGAGTATGACGATGGGGAGGGTGACTTGGGAGATGACGATCAGTTACTCGAAGAAGATCTGAAGTGGGATGACCCATCGGCAGTGTTTAGTGGAAAAGATGCTGCCCTTAAGGGTGAAGGAGAAGGTTGGTACGATGGCGAAGATGATATCCTTGCAGAAACGGGCCAAGAAGGTGACATGGGTGACGATATGGAGGATGATGCGGCATTGAATGACCCCAGTCTTACCGAATTGCAGCGTGAGCGGCTACGTGAACGGCGCTTTGTTGAAAAACTTGAGCAGGCGAGACTCTACAGTACGCAGTGGGCGATGTCAGGCGAGGTGAGCGGCAGCAATCGGCCTCGTGATGCCTTGCTTGACGAGGCACTCGACTTCGAGTACGCCATGAAGGCGGTACCAGTCATTACCGAGGGGTTTACCGCAAAGCTGGAGGACCGCATCCGCCGCCGCATCGTTGACAATAATTACGACGATGTGCAGCGTCGCACTGCGTTATCGACACCTAGTGATTTAGCTTCAATGTCGCGGCGCGACGATGCGTCTGCTAAGGACTCGGAGAAGGCGCGTATGTCGCTGATGGATTTATACGAGAAGGAGTATCTGGACCGCGTGCGGCGTGCTGAGGAGAGCGCCGCTGGGGGCAGTGCCGCTGAATCTGCTGAGCCGTTGACGGAGATTGAGAAGGACGAGCTGCGTGCCATTCATATGTGGCGGCGACTAGCCCAGCATCTCGATGCGCTCAGCAATTTCCACTACACGCCAAAGCCCGTGCAAGAGGATCTGTCGGCCCGCGTGCGCGCGGTGGAGGGCCAGGCCCCAGCAATTACTTTTGAAACAGTTGGGAATTTTGCCACTACGCGCGAAGCTGCACTTGCTCCACAGGACTTATATCGTGGCTCAGATCGCAAGTTTGCGGATGTTGGGGTAAACGAACTTCAGCCACATGAGAGGCGGGCGCTGCGCCGTGCAAAGAAGGAGCAGGTGAGTACCTCACAGGcgataaaggaaaaacataAGGAACGAGCCAAGAGGGCCAAGGAGCAGCTACGGAAGGCTGCTGCATAG